A DNA window from Ctenopharyngodon idella isolate HZGC_01 chromosome 8, HZGC01, whole genome shotgun sequence contains the following coding sequences:
- the inpp5l gene encoding inositol polyphosphate-5-phosphatase A isoform X1: MEMYTDVLLVTANVGSLFDNVGEIEGDWLREFFTTVHMYKPRFVALHFQEVGGKDYMVNMGHAENFFWTIESSSEMADFDRVCVYVDSHFKAVDSFTALGSMYFIHKSLKNIQQYDFNVKEFKAVSGHNKYVGSLEGVTTMEKEKFPKNFWPDFKWSRKGYMRTRWIIHNQGLDLVNVHLFHDASNLIACNASPSVYSANRKKALRYVINRVADNSYSPLPFFLFGDFNFRLDTLSLVQNLSMSADIQTVKKDSSNEVEKIICEEKDNDHKVLLHIETKLFAYLHQAVFRENNGKELLKYDKEIAAFHDVITEEDIRFPPSYPYSEDYTKPTQYMNTRCPAWCDRILMSHNARDIIHRREEGESGVVYNTLGSNICMGDHKPVFLFFPLKTISH; encoded by the exons GTGGGTGAGATTGAAGGAGACTGGCTGCGAGAGTTCTTCACG ACGGTCCACATGTACAAGCCACGCTTCGTCGCCCTGCACTTTCAGGAAGTTGGTGGAAAGGACTATATGGTGAACATGGGCCATGCAGAGAACTTTTTCTG GACAATAGAGTCCAGCTCTGAGATGGCAGACTTTGACAGAGTCTGTGTTTATGTAGACAGTCATTTCAAGGCTGTGGACAGTTTCACG GCTCTGGGAAGCATGTATTTCATCCACAAGTCACTGAAAAATATCCAACAATATGACTTCAATG TGAAGGAGTTTAAAGCTGTCTCAGGCCATAACAAGTACGTGGGCTCCCTGGAAGGAGTGACTACCATGGAAAAAGAgaaattccccaagaacttctGGCCTGAT TTCAAGTGGTCCAGAAAAGGCTACATGAGGACACGATGGATCATTCACAACCA gggTTTAGACCTGGTGAACGTTCACCTGTTTCATGATGCCTCCAACCTCATAGCCTGCAACGCTAGTCCGTCAGTGTATTCCGCAAACCGCAAGAAAGCTCTCAGATACGTCATCAACAG GGTAGCAGATAACAGCTACAGTCCTCTTCCCTTCTTCCTGTTTGGGGATTTCAATTTCCGCCTTGACACACTCAGTCTAGTACAG aaCCTCTCCATGTCGGCTGATATCCAGACGGTAAAAAAAGACAGTAGCAACGAGGTAGAAAAAATCATTTGTGAAGAGAAAGACAATGACCACAAg GTCCTCCTTCATATAGAGACCAAGTTATTTGCTTACTTGCACCAGGCTGTGTTCAGAGAAAACAACGGAAAAGAG CTGCTGAAGTACGATAAGGAGATCGCTGCATTCCACGACGTCATCACAGAGGAGGATATCCGGTTTCCTCCTAG TTAcccatacagtgaagactacaCTAAACCTACACAGTACATGAACACACGATGCCCGGCATGGTGTGACCGCATCCTAATGTCCCACAACGCGAGAGACATCATTCACCGG AGGGAAGAGGGTGAGAGTGGTGTTGTTTATAACACACTGGGCTCCAACATCTGCATGGGAGACCACAAG cctgttttcctgttttttcCACTGAAGACAATTTCACATTGA
- the inpp5l gene encoding inositol polyphosphate-5-phosphatase A isoform X2, which translates to MLQVGEIEGDWLREFFTTVHMYKPRFVALHFQEVGGKDYMVNMGHAENFFWTIESSSEMADFDRVCVYVDSHFKAVDSFTALGSMYFIHKSLKNIQQYDFNVKEFKAVSGHNKYVGSLEGVTTMEKEKFPKNFWPDFKWSRKGYMRTRWIIHNQGLDLVNVHLFHDASNLIACNASPSVYSANRKKALRYVINRVADNSYSPLPFFLFGDFNFRLDTLSLVQNLSMSADIQTVKKDSSNEVEKIICEEKDNDHKVLLHIETKLFAYLHQAVFRENNGKELLKYDKEIAAFHDVITEEDIRFPPSYPYSEDYTKPTQYMNTRCPAWCDRILMSHNARDIIHRREEGESGVVYNTLGSNICMGDHKPVFLFFPLKTISH; encoded by the exons GTGGGTGAGATTGAAGGAGACTGGCTGCGAGAGTTCTTCACG ACGGTCCACATGTACAAGCCACGCTTCGTCGCCCTGCACTTTCAGGAAGTTGGTGGAAAGGACTATATGGTGAACATGGGCCATGCAGAGAACTTTTTCTG GACAATAGAGTCCAGCTCTGAGATGGCAGACTTTGACAGAGTCTGTGTTTATGTAGACAGTCATTTCAAGGCTGTGGACAGTTTCACG GCTCTGGGAAGCATGTATTTCATCCACAAGTCACTGAAAAATATCCAACAATATGACTTCAATG TGAAGGAGTTTAAAGCTGTCTCAGGCCATAACAAGTACGTGGGCTCCCTGGAAGGAGTGACTACCATGGAAAAAGAgaaattccccaagaacttctGGCCTGAT TTCAAGTGGTCCAGAAAAGGCTACATGAGGACACGATGGATCATTCACAACCA gggTTTAGACCTGGTGAACGTTCACCTGTTTCATGATGCCTCCAACCTCATAGCCTGCAACGCTAGTCCGTCAGTGTATTCCGCAAACCGCAAGAAAGCTCTCAGATACGTCATCAACAG GGTAGCAGATAACAGCTACAGTCCTCTTCCCTTCTTCCTGTTTGGGGATTTCAATTTCCGCCTTGACACACTCAGTCTAGTACAG aaCCTCTCCATGTCGGCTGATATCCAGACGGTAAAAAAAGACAGTAGCAACGAGGTAGAAAAAATCATTTGTGAAGAGAAAGACAATGACCACAAg GTCCTCCTTCATATAGAGACCAAGTTATTTGCTTACTTGCACCAGGCTGTGTTCAGAGAAAACAACGGAAAAGAG CTGCTGAAGTACGATAAGGAGATCGCTGCATTCCACGACGTCATCACAGAGGAGGATATCCGGTTTCCTCCTAG TTAcccatacagtgaagactacaCTAAACCTACACAGTACATGAACACACGATGCCCGGCATGGTGTGACCGCATCCTAATGTCCCACAACGCGAGAGACATCATTCACCGG AGGGAAGAGGGTGAGAGTGGTGTTGTTTATAACACACTGGGCTCCAACATCTGCATGGGAGACCACAAG cctgttttcctgttttttcCACTGAAGACAATTTCACATTGA
- the nkx6.3 gene encoding homeobox protein Nkx-6.3 — translation MESNISGSFLFNNSLNQFPSDIKAPVCQYSIPNSFYKLSPANINTQLQAGTPHGISDILSRSMVGGPGTPALLSGYPSMGGFGTAMPSPGVYYNRDYAPSGLTAFPKPSVECSGMKGKGSSCWVDGGYEWRGARQQCANSSGHHTETAGKKKHTRPTFSGHQIFALEKTFEQTKYLAGPERARLAYSLGMTESQVKVWFQNRRTKWRKKSATEPSSTQASRGESGGDGSENEVEDEEYNKPLDPDTDDEKIRQLLRKHRRAFSVLRLGPHHL, via the exons ATGGAGTCCAATATTTCAGGGTCTTTCCTCTTCAACAACAGCTTGAACCAGTTCCCTTCAGACATCAAGGCCCCGGTGTGCCAGTACTCCATTCCCAACTCCTTCTACAAGCTCAGCCCCGCCAACATCAACACTCAGCTCCAGGCTGGCACTCCGCATGGCATCAGTGACATCCTGAGTCGATCCATGGTGGGCGGCCCGGGAACCCCCGCGCTATTGTCCGGGTACCCCTCCATGGGTGGCTTTGGGACAGCTATGCCTAGTCCAGGGGTGTATTATAATCGGGATTACGCCCCATCGGGACTGACCGCTTTCCCTAAACCCAGTGTTGAATGTTCGGGTATGAAGGGCAAAGGCAGCAGCTGCTGGGTGGACGGAGGGTACGAGTGGAGGGGAGCGAGACAGCAGTGTGCCAACA GTAGTGGGCATCACACTGAGACTGCGGGAAAAAAGAAGCACACAAGACCCACTTTCAGCGGGCACCAGATCTTTGCTCTGGAGAAAACCTTCGAGCAGACCAAGTACCTGGCAGGACCAGAGAGAGCCAGACTGGCATACTCACTAGGCATGACTGAGTCACAAGTTAAA GTGTGGTTCCAGAACCGGCGCACTAAATGGCGGAAGAAGAGCGCGACGGAACCCAGCTCCACACAGGCCTCGCGGGGGGAGAGCGGAGGAGATGGGTCAGAGAACGAGGTGGAGGACGAGGAGTACAACAAACCGCTGGACCCCGACACGGACGATGAGAAGATCCGACAGCTGCTGCGAAAACACCGCAGAGCTTTCTCTGTACTGCGCCTGGGACCACATCATCTCTGA